In the genome of Microplitis demolitor isolate Queensland-Clemson2020A chromosome 5, iyMicDemo2.1a, whole genome shotgun sequence, the window CTTTTCCATGAACTCGGTACTGGTTCTcctatattataaataaaacttttctgATGAACAGCAAATCCTTTTCTTTTTGTAAGTACAgctgtaataatatttttaagaaatatttgtgTCGCAGCGATTATTATATGAGCGGTATTTTCATCAGCACTGTCCATATTGTTTTCCCAAGCAGCTAACATTAGTCTTGCTAATACAAATGTTCTATCAGGTAACAATAATTCTTGGGCGCTAGATCTGTTAGCACCGATAGGTTCATCGCCTACTGGAGATGACATTTGACTCAACACATCAACGTACATATCTGCAggctaaaaatataaatgtattagaattttatttttttactgacatCCTAATGCAATGTCATTAAATAAGTATgagtaattaatgaattaatactGACTTCAAAATTAGATCTAtcagttttatattttctctttaatttcaatcgtttttcttttaatattttatctttgtCTGTGTGAACATGGGTATTATTAGCTTTCATCGGCCTTAGAGGTGTTGCAGAAGCAAGTCCTCggactttattaaataaacacaaaAGAAATTCATTGTGTAAATGAATCTGTTCATCTGTCATAATATTTCTGGCTTCACAATCAAATTCTTCTTTGGAactctgtaataattaaatttataatttttattatagaagaaaataaatattttatattattatgtttatttatgtgAGTGAATGTAGATaacaattgacaattttttaaattttagaatccCAAGAAGCACAGagtcaactttaagatgtcttttaaaaggataagactaatttttttttgtctcaaagtcatcttttttgatataaatacGACATGGAAATGTTGGTTCCAGAGACAGAGCCGagttgttttgttttttctgtcttatttcaatcaaaaagtcatttagatgacttattttgccactatttgtaatttacatTTTGTCGTCACTTGTGTTAAGTCTTTTAAGTAGGTAATTTttcggtgacataaatttctgatcgttttgtcaacatattAATGCCTTATCGACAAGTCAAAAAGTAGCCTAAAAACTGATATTttatagatgtcacaaaggCAAGTGTGCTATCTGGGTATAtacagttttaaaataaattttatcccaATTAGTACGCTTAACtttgacatctataagatatcaGTTTTTTGACATATATAAGGAaccaaaatgttgacaaaaaccatcaaaaatttatgtcgccaaaaaaatatctacttgAAAGACTTGACACAAGTGACggcaaaaagtaaattacaaatgatTGTCGAATAAGTTATCAtctaaatgattttaaaatttaaataatttttttagtacgGGAAAAAGAATACAAATTTGCTATGACCACTTGGACCAACATCTtacgtcttatttatttaaaaaaaactcgactttgcgacaaaaaaaaatttattttatcttttcaaAAGACATCTTTATGACATCTTGAAATTGTCTGTGTACTACTTGGGAAATTCGtgaatttttagattatttaaaaattgtggaatatttataacatttaaaattactgaattcatttatttatgatactgaaagcAGCAGACGTCAgacgattttataaaattataaacaagttacttgtcaataaaataaaattttttaaatgtctgcgATTTTgagtatcatttttattttattaattccttaaaacaataactttacCTTCATTTGAAaccataatttcattttttcaaaatatctgtaataaataaattttatttatcaaatttttatattcaaattatagaTAAccttattaacaattaatactTACACTTTGGCATTGTCACCCAGAGAATTTGTAAGATTTTTTCTAGCAATATTTAAATCTCTTGAAGCCgccattattgttattatttataaacaatttatatttatttatctattttttaatagctctaataatttttttcggagTGTACGGTACAGTACAAACTTACTAtactactaaaaaatatatatgtgtatgaaATTGcattggttaaattttttctggtgGATGGTCACATGATACAAATTTATGTACAGTATAAATTCTgataacttattttaaattcattggcggtaaaatatttatttagtaccCAAGTAACACAGAACAACTTTAACATGTCAtagatgtcttttaaaaggacaagataaattttattttgtctcaGAGCCaagttttcttaaataaataagacgtGCAGATGCTGGTCCTAGGagtcatagaaaatttataatactgaagttagaTGACGTCTAATAGTTTTTGAGATCTTttagaaacgataaattataaataaaaactatttaaaaaattgcacctgtagcttttttaatattctacaTGGCCAATCGATCCCtggaaaaaaagttgagtCGACCTTCTGTCTCGAAGATATGGACCGTTTCGGGCCACGGACACTGTGTGATCATTGTCATCGATTGTATCCCATATCTATGTTTGTTTTAGAAATAACTGtcaataatataaacatttactGTCAGCTATGATGTATTTTCACggaagaaattcaaaaaagttaaaaaaaaagaaggaaacttgaaagttttaaaaaaaaagttagtattgtatttttaaaatttaaatttaactcaatatcttgattaattaattagaatatatatttttatatagaagaagtattaaaaatataattaaaatgaaactgaaaattaattatattggttttagtactttattaatattaatattcaataattaataagtttatatggtacatatatttatttaaacgctGTTGATTATTTccatgatttttaataatgagatatcttatgtatattatacttataaacatttatgaatcaattaatttattttttataacatttaattcgaatttaatacatttttttgtttattttcacctcttattttctacaaagatatttattttactttcttgtaataataattcttaaaaaaaaaaaaataagaaaacacATAATTGCAatgtgtttttaaataaaaaatttttgatacaattgaatgataattatatatatattcctaCTGCTTATGAATGTAAAATAGCATTGTATGATTGGAAAACTCCTCCTGCTACTTCTACGGAACGTGATTTTAATGatagctgaaaaaataatatataaaaaatatatatttttgttttataatatgatattttaattatgctcATTTTCAGACAGTGCCCTCGagtgagtttaaaaaaaaatcactccgcatatAGACTAAAtagggagtttgttttttcagcgaagtgatctggatttcatttaaatccgcaGTCACTCcgattcatatttttaaaaaatgaggagcactgtctgagaatgcccttaaaaaatttttaaaaaattaaaatatcttacagTGACATCAGGATTTCCAGgctgaatttttaattcaattagcACCCAAACGTTATTCGTTAATTTAAGAGATTGATAAAGCATATCTTGTCCTTCAACGTTTCTTTTAGCAATCGTAAATACATTACTTTGCTGCATTTTTTGTACAACTTGATCCGCTGTTAGCAAAACTCCGTTAAGAGTATACTGaacctataaaaatatttatttttatttattcaatcaatcataataaaaaacaaatcaactTCCGGGTCACGGTAAATTACTAGgtcacttaaaaataaaataaaaaatgaacctCATTTTGAGCTGGAATGTCTTTCCACGTAGATAAGAATACTCGTTTGTCCAATTGCCCGTCCTCGGTGAAGTAAACGTGCATTGGAACGAGACAAGCGAAATAAAATACatcgatattatttttaatagcaaCTTGAAGATTGTTCAATGGATCCATACGCTGAACTGCACCAGTTGTTGTGAGTATTACGTTTACTTCAACACTTGAACCAGGTCCTAAAGGAGCCGGTACTTGTAGAGGTGCAGATAAAGTTAATCCGAAACTATTTTTGTTCAATTGAATAGCAAAACCACCCATCGCTTGCATAGCTTTATTCGTGAATGTCATGTCCATACTAATTTGTCCATTtctgttaaatataaaaatattttattacttttattttatgatattaatttaattttttttttttactataaatttttattcaatttataaattatcaatttcatttttttatttattcttttaagtttaatatttttttattaacattttttttaaatatcccgcctTTTTGTCTTAGAAGTCgctctttttttcaaatttcaaaccTATAATGTTACGCTAGTGCTGCTGCTAGTAGTTGATggagagaaaaaatgaaaaaaataataacaataaaaataaaaatggcggctaaatttttcgtgaataatcagttttacgtttttaattaattacaattaaattaaaagaatttagatagtgatttttcatagggttcttgtgataaaaaatacaaagatactaaaaaaaatttggccgattaattttttctatcgaGAGTTATCGTGTCTGCGAAGTTTCATACATAACGATTGACAGCACTGGTTTCTCgagtttaaataatctatattatCACGAGAAtcaggaaaattttgttcccgGTATATCTGTATGATAGAATtggttaatgttattaaaaatggtaCCGTTAGAAAGgttttgacttgaatttgtgccttttcatagtttcaacacttttttattatcaatcattgagataaatcgatttatctgtatcattcgaattacatttaaattacgcgagAAAAAATACGatcgtaattattttctttaaataaattaatctttaattattctgtcactaaatatgactgaatgtcactgaatatatactatattatttatatcgcgttactTATTCCAAAATaacaaagttttatatttccaTTTGGTTTTAGGAAGCTTCTCAAAGCCAAAAAAATgtgcatagaaaaaaaaaggattcattgacacaaaaaatctttactcgcctaaagaaaatttttacttactccaaaaaatttttcacattgtgaattaaaaccaaaaagttatttagaactagaaaaaattatttggtgcAAGGAATCATTTCTTGACCAAAATAATCTTTTCtcgcctcaagaaaatttttgtattgaatttatgatgcataaaatttcttggtgaaaataaaattttttgagacaAGAAATCGTTTTCTTctgagtattttataaaatcagtaGTGATATTTGGGCAGTCACGTAGTGATTGCAGgctaaactaataaaataacgaaTCGACTTAATGTTGGGTTCAAATTGTTCCttaataaattc includes:
- the LOC103571961 gene encoding transcriptional adapter 1 — protein: MAASRDLNIARKNLTNSLGDNAKVYFEKMKLWFQMKSSKEEFDCEARNIMTDEQIHLHNEFLLCLFNKVRGLASATPLRPMKANNTHVHTDKDKILKEKRLKLKRKYKTDRSNFEPADMYVDVLSQMSSPVGDEPIGANRSSAQELLLPDRTFVLARLMLAAWENNMDSADENTAHIIIAATQIFLKNIITAVLTKRKGFAVHQKSFIYNIGEPVPSSWKRNTMFIPRGIHFSKTTDIIDPDGQVPAVKQTVDEMEQATAFAMACSTPVLSPALPPVSVNDLLQTLKIYKNLVNNHTVYATNMERLFTYPTHPTWEDLEMKKFMC